GGGAGTGGCTCAACCGCCAAAGTGATTTGAATTGTAATATTTGCCTTTGACAAATCGGAATACTTGGATTATACTGAGTTCCTGATTGACAGTTAGATGGAATTAACATTTATGACATTAACATTATAACTACTACTGAACTTATAAATTAAATATTTCTTATCGAGAGCGGCGGAGGGACAGGCCCGATGAAGCCCGGCAACCGATTTATAACTGCATGACAGCTGTGTCATACTTTATAGATGTTAGGTGCTAATTCCTACAAAATGGTGCAGGGCACGATTTTGGCAGATGAGAAGGTATAATCTTTCACGTGAAGAGCCCTTTTTGTTTCTGCAAAAGGGCTCTTTTTTTGTACGATGAAGGGGAGTTTTCCTTTCATTCGGGTAAAGATACATGTAGGCAGTGGGAAGGAGCAGTAATTTTGATTGAATTAAAAGGTTTAACCAAGACGTACGGTAAAGGTTCAAAAAGTACGACGGCCTTATCGGAACTAAATTTGAATATCCGCAAGGGTGAAATATTTGGAGTTATCGGTCATTCCGGTGCAGGCAAGAGTACATTGATCCGTTGTATCAATTTGCTCGAACGCCCCACGGCAGGCGAGGTTTGGGTTGATGGTATCAACCTAACCGATCTCAATAAGTCCGATTTGCAACAACAACGGCGTAAGATCGGCATGATTTTTCAACACTTTAATCTGTTATCCTCAGCTACGGTATATGATAATGTGGCTTTTCCTTTGAAGCTCGTTAATACGCCCAAGGCTGCCATTGATCGGAAAGTGAAGGAAATGCTCGCATTGGTTGGGCTGGAGGACCACAGCAATAAATATCCGGCCCAGCTGTCAGGCGGACAGAAGCAAAGGGTCGGTATTGCGAGAGCACTCGCGAGTGATCCGAACGTGCTGTTGTGTGATGAGGCCACATCGGCACTTGATCCCCAGACAACCGATTCGATTCTGAAGTTATTGCTGGATATCAATGAAAAGTACAACCTCACGATTGTGCTAATCACCCATGAGATGCACGTGATCCAGAATATCTGTGATCAGGTGGCGGTTATCCATCAGGGAGGCATCGTGGAGCAAGGGCCGGTGACGGAAGTATTCCTCAAGCCACAGCATGCCATTACGCGTGACTTTATAATGCGGGACCATGAGGTTGGAATTGCATTGGAAGAGACCGCTCTGGCGAGTGCAGATGTCTCATTACAGACGGACGGAGCTTCTAAGCTTGTGAAAATATCCTTCCTGGGCAATAAAACCTATGAGGCGATTTTGTCCAGAACGGTTCGTAAAACAGGAGTGGATTTCGCCATTTTGCAAGGCACCATTTCAACCATCAAACAAGTTCCCTATGGACAGCTGACCGTTCGGTTCGAGGGACAGTCAGATGAGATTAATCTCACCATTAAAGAGTTAGTGGATCAGGGACTTGATGTGGAGGTGCTTCGTTAAATGGATTTTTCAACGGTACGTTGGGAAGAAATCGGTAAGGCTTCGATTGAAACACTGCAAATCCTGGGAGCATCGGGCTTGTTCACGATCATCATTGGTCTGCCGCTAGGCGTATTGCTGTTTATGACGGCAAGGTCGGCTTCGATCCAGTCCCAAGTGGTGTACACGATATTATCGTTCATTGTAAACATTCTGCGCTCAGTGCCATTTATCATTTTGATTGTTGCACTCATTCCGTTTACGCGTTCACTGGTCGGCACAGCTACAGGAGTGCTGGGTGTCATACCACCGCTCGTCATTGCCGCAGCTCCATACTTTGCCCGATTGGTGGAAACTACACTGCGTGAAGTGGATCGTGGCGTCATTGAAGCGGCACAGGCGATGGGCGCTTCAACCGGACAGATTGTACGGCGCGTACTTCTGCCAGAGGCATTGCCGGGTCTGTTAGCCGGGATCACCATTACAATCGTTACCCTTGTTTCCTACACGGCGATGGCGGGAATGGTTGGTGGTGGAGGTCTGGGAACATTGGCAATCAACTATGGATACTTCCGTTATCAGTATGAAATTATGATTATATCCGTTGTATTTATGGTCATTCTGGTGCAAGTGCTTCAGATGGCTGGCGATCGTTTGGTTA
Above is a window of Paenibacillus sp. E222 DNA encoding:
- a CDS encoding methionine ABC transporter ATP-binding protein, with amino-acid sequence MIELKGLTKTYGKGSKSTTALSELNLNIRKGEIFGVIGHSGAGKSTLIRCINLLERPTAGEVWVDGINLTDLNKSDLQQQRRKIGMIFQHFNLLSSATVYDNVAFPLKLVNTPKAAIDRKVKEMLALVGLEDHSNKYPAQLSGGQKQRVGIARALASDPNVLLCDEATSALDPQTTDSILKLLLDINEKYNLTIVLITHEMHVIQNICDQVAVIHQGGIVEQGPVTEVFLKPQHAITRDFIMRDHEVGIALEETALASADVSLQTDGASKLVKISFLGNKTYEAILSRTVRKTGVDFAILQGTISTIKQVPYGQLTVRFEGQSDEINLTIKELVDQGLDVEVLR
- a CDS encoding methionine ABC transporter permease, translating into MDFSTVRWEEIGKASIETLQILGASGLFTIIIGLPLGVLLFMTARSASIQSQVVYTILSFIVNILRSVPFIILIVALIPFTRSLVGTATGVLGVIPPLVIAAAPYFARLVETTLREVDRGVIEAAQAMGASTGQIVRRVLLPEALPGLLAGITITIVTLVSYTAMAGMVGGGGLGTLAINYGYFRYQYEIMIISVVFMVILVQVLQMAGDRLVKWFTRK